The Euphorbia lathyris chromosome 2, ddEupLath1.1, whole genome shotgun sequence genome includes a window with the following:
- the LOC136216663 gene encoding transcription factor UNE10 isoform X1 has translation MSQCVPSWDLDENSSPQPKLSLRSNSNSTAPDVPSSCYEVAELTWENGQLSMHGLGPPRVPAKPLPATVHSKYSTWEKPRASGTLESIVNQATFLPQLQRKSGLVVDEIVPWLGHRRRGGGGGTASSVVSATMSTMDALVPCSNPTVPGGGRNVGSCTRVGSCGGPTGRNDEDGVLANKRAKVARVPVAVSRDHSVSGSATFGRESQRVTVDTYDREVGLGFTSTSFESQDTTSCGGPETKTTTVDETTDSVSHTRPQMEIGDEEEKKKGHGKSSISTKRSRAAAIHNQSERKRRDKINQRMKTLQKLVPNSNKTDKASMLDEVIEYLKRLQAQVHMMSRMNIQPMMLPMAMQQQLQMSMLTPTAMNMGMGLGMGMGLGMDINRPNLAALSPMLHPSAFMHMPYWDGSAAGAVDARLQPNSATMMPDPMTAAFLACQSQPISMDAYSRMATMYQQMQQQQQQLQQQPPASNSRS, from the exons ATGAGCCAGTGTGTTCCAAGTTGGGATCTTGATGAAAATTCATCACCACAACCTAAATTATCTCTTCGTTCCAATTCTAATTCCACCGCACCAGATGTCCCCAG TTCATGCTATGAAGTAGCAGAGCTAACATGGGAAAACGGCCAATTATCCATGCACGGACTAGGTCCGCCGCGAGTACCGGCGAAGCCGTTACCGGCTACAGTTCATTCCAAGTACAGTACATGGGAAAAGCCACGCGCGAGTGGTACTCTCGAATCCATTGTGAATCAAGCAACTTTTCTGCCCCAGCTTCAGCGTAAGTCCGGTTTGGTTGTCGACGAGATTGTCCCGTGGCTCGGCCACCGCCGCcgcggtggtggtggtggtaCGGCTTCTTCCGTCGTTTCAGCTACTATGTCGACGATGGATGCCTTGGTTCCTTGCTCAAATCCGACCGTTCCGGGCGGTGGACGCAACGTTGGGAGTTGTACTCGCGTGGGGTCGTGCGGTGGGCCGACGGGGAGGAACGATGAGGATGGTGTTCTTGCTAATAAACGCGCGAAGGTGGCGCGTGTCCCTGTTGCAGTTAGTAGAGACCATAGCGTCAGCGGAAGCGCAACTTTTGGGAGGGAAAGTCAACGAGTGACGGTGGATACTTATGACAGGGAAGTAGGTTTGGGTTTCACTTCAACGTCTTTTGAGTCGCAGGATACCACCAGCTGCGGCGGACCGGAAACCAAGACAACTACCGTCGATGAGACCACTGACTCAGTTAGTCACACCAGACCACAG ATGGAGATAGGAgacgaagaagagaagaaaaaaggaCATGGAAAATCCTCAATTTCAACCAAAAGAAGTCGAGCTGCTGCTATTCATAATCAATCTGAACGG AAAAGGAGAGATAAGATAAATCAAAGGATGAAGACCCTACAGAAATTGGTCCCAAATTCCAATaag ACGGATAAAGCATCAATGCTAGATGAAGTGATAGAATATCTAAAGCGGTTACAAGCACAAGTACATATGATGAGTAGAATGAACATTCAACCAATGATGTTACCAATGGCAATGCAACAACAACTTCAAATGTCTATGTTGACTCCAACCGCTATGAATATGGGTATGGGCTTAGGTATGGGTATGGGTTTAGGAATGGATATCAACCGTCCTAACCTCGCCGCTCTCTCTCCCATGCTTCACCCTAGCGCTTTCATGCATATGCCTTATTGGGATGGCTCCGCTGCTGGGGCCGTTGATGCCCGGTTGCAACCCAATTCCGCTACCATGATGCCTGATCCGATGACCGCTGCATTCCTAGCTTGCCAGTCACAG CCGATATCTATGGATGCGTATAGCCGAATGGCAACTATGTACCAGCAAATGCAACAACAACAGCAACAACTACAACAACAACCTCCGGCTTCTAACTCTAGGAGCTAA
- the LOC136216663 gene encoding transcription factor UNE10 isoform X2, which yields MSQCVPSWDLDENSSPQPKLSLRSNSNSTAPDVPSSCYEVAELTWENGQLSMHGLGPPRVPAKPLPATVHSKYSTWEKPRASGTLESIVNQATFLPQLQRKSGLVVDEIVPWLGHRRRGGGGGTASSVVSATMSTMDALVPCSNPTVPGGGRNVGSCTRVGSCGGPTGRNDEDGVLANKRAKVARVPVAVSRDHSVSGSATFGRESQRVTVDTYDREVGLGFTSTSFESQDTTSCGGPETKTTTVDETTDSMEIGDEEEKKKGHGKSSISTKRSRAAAIHNQSERKRRDKINQRMKTLQKLVPNSNKTDKASMLDEVIEYLKRLQAQVHMMSRMNIQPMMLPMAMQQQLQMSMLTPTAMNMGMGLGMGMGLGMDINRPNLAALSPMLHPSAFMHMPYWDGSAAGAVDARLQPNSATMMPDPMTAAFLACQSQPISMDAYSRMATMYQQMQQQQQQLQQQPPASNSRS from the exons ATGAGCCAGTGTGTTCCAAGTTGGGATCTTGATGAAAATTCATCACCACAACCTAAATTATCTCTTCGTTCCAATTCTAATTCCACCGCACCAGATGTCCCCAG TTCATGCTATGAAGTAGCAGAGCTAACATGGGAAAACGGCCAATTATCCATGCACGGACTAGGTCCGCCGCGAGTACCGGCGAAGCCGTTACCGGCTACAGTTCATTCCAAGTACAGTACATGGGAAAAGCCACGCGCGAGTGGTACTCTCGAATCCATTGTGAATCAAGCAACTTTTCTGCCCCAGCTTCAGCGTAAGTCCGGTTTGGTTGTCGACGAGATTGTCCCGTGGCTCGGCCACCGCCGCcgcggtggtggtggtggtaCGGCTTCTTCCGTCGTTTCAGCTACTATGTCGACGATGGATGCCTTGGTTCCTTGCTCAAATCCGACCGTTCCGGGCGGTGGACGCAACGTTGGGAGTTGTACTCGCGTGGGGTCGTGCGGTGGGCCGACGGGGAGGAACGATGAGGATGGTGTTCTTGCTAATAAACGCGCGAAGGTGGCGCGTGTCCCTGTTGCAGTTAGTAGAGACCATAGCGTCAGCGGAAGCGCAACTTTTGGGAGGGAAAGTCAACGAGTGACGGTGGATACTTATGACAGGGAAGTAGGTTTGGGTTTCACTTCAACGTCTTTTGAGTCGCAGGATACCACCAGCTGCGGCGGACCGGAAACCAAGACAACTACCGTCGATGAGACCACTGACTCA ATGGAGATAGGAgacgaagaagagaagaaaaaaggaCATGGAAAATCCTCAATTTCAACCAAAAGAAGTCGAGCTGCTGCTATTCATAATCAATCTGAACGG AAAAGGAGAGATAAGATAAATCAAAGGATGAAGACCCTACAGAAATTGGTCCCAAATTCCAATaag ACGGATAAAGCATCAATGCTAGATGAAGTGATAGAATATCTAAAGCGGTTACAAGCACAAGTACATATGATGAGTAGAATGAACATTCAACCAATGATGTTACCAATGGCAATGCAACAACAACTTCAAATGTCTATGTTGACTCCAACCGCTATGAATATGGGTATGGGCTTAGGTATGGGTATGGGTTTAGGAATGGATATCAACCGTCCTAACCTCGCCGCTCTCTCTCCCATGCTTCACCCTAGCGCTTTCATGCATATGCCTTATTGGGATGGCTCCGCTGCTGGGGCCGTTGATGCCCGGTTGCAACCCAATTCCGCTACCATGATGCCTGATCCGATGACCGCTGCATTCCTAGCTTGCCAGTCACAG CCGATATCTATGGATGCGTATAGCCGAATGGCAACTATGTACCAGCAAATGCAACAACAACAGCAACAACTACAACAACAACCTCCGGCTTCTAACTCTAGGAGCTAA